The following are encoded together in the Deinococcus soli (ex Cha et al. 2016) genome:
- a CDS encoding RecQ family ATP-dependent DNA helicase: MILLNGRLMGGQAFSFDTRQDVEQLVASLHLVCDAQVTAVRREERKGVPYDMQHVTRWLQGDGARFVRRGPVVGAALEEPQILDGADVPSGGKGRAPDEFDQPVSQAAPPLAVASALPDPEEPPQTKVLAPPLKRLDLFPRMYMSDIHLLEDELTRCEALQGVILDDLLWRRRDLLSPDEHAEILTFFEQVQGFLDIYAQHVPDVREALLLQELGGGTRKIADLLEGRNSQAYQPAPDWVRELHQAVTQLRGVFEHCAREWRRATGEDHMEDMTMTRPVDLKAILREEFGLQAFKPGQEEAISAVLDGERLLLVQPTGWGKSLVYQMVARVKGLTVVFSPLRALMRDQAAKAQGFGLRAEFINSDQGEADDPASRQAVHREILERAAQGMVDLLLIAPERLDNSLWEEFVPRLPIKAMVVDEAHCISVWGHDFRPDYRRIARVVQLLPQSVPVVAVTATATESVEQDVLIQIGQGARVIRGPLVRPNLALRTIVVDNEGEKYANVAAFVKAAAGTGIVYAATQAQTEALALFLREQGIEAEHYHSARPDRPEVERRFMANELKVVVATNALGMGVDKPDVRFVIHAEFPGSPLHYYQEVGRAGRDGQPADVVLLYKANDVELQRHFIARSKPLEEHYERVIQALTSEALRLRDLEAHCGLSENIVKRVLTDLMLDGALAKDKDGYYRLLRAVNVQGLDINASHDRRLEELAVMEAYAAHDGCRMRYFTQFLGDPEGQACGRCDRCVSLPPVQVLPDLMGVAREFTEYPKLSLRNVLKGEPIFASGYAVDYYGHTRVGELVGGSKYEGRGDFPDELVEAVVRLVRARLPHEDIDAVTFMPPSESGPLVENFARKVADRLGKPLMDTLTKTRLTVAQKGFASREGKKRNLKGVFKCGDELYGKNILLLDDVFDSGITMAEAGKVLKEAGAGVIYPVTIAKTRLSDA, encoded by the coding sequence GTGATTCTGCTGAACGGCCGCCTGATGGGGGGACAGGCCTTCTCTTTCGACACCCGGCAGGATGTTGAGCAGCTGGTGGCTTCACTGCATCTGGTCTGCGACGCCCAGGTGACGGCGGTAAGGCGCGAAGAGAGGAAGGGCGTCCCGTACGACATGCAGCACGTGACTCGCTGGTTGCAGGGGGACGGGGCACGTTTTGTGCGGCGGGGGCCTGTGGTTGGCGCCGCACTGGAGGAGCCGCAGATCTTGGATGGCGCCGATGTGCCTTCAGGTGGGAAAGGGCGTGCGCCGGACGAGTTCGATCAGCCTGTCAGTCAGGCTGCTCCTCCTCTGGCGGTGGCCTCGGCCCTTCCTGACCCGGAGGAGCCCCCGCAGACGAAAGTTCTGGCACCGCCCCTCAAGCGCCTTGACCTGTTCCCACGGATGTACATGTCCGACATCCACCTGCTGGAGGATGAACTCACTCGGTGTGAAGCCCTGCAGGGCGTCATCCTCGATGACCTGCTCTGGCGCAGGCGTGACCTGCTGTCGCCTGACGAGCACGCGGAGATCCTGACCTTTTTCGAGCAGGTCCAGGGCTTTCTGGATATCTACGCCCAGCATGTCCCGGATGTCAGGGAGGCCCTGCTGCTGCAGGAGCTGGGCGGCGGCACTCGAAAGATCGCCGATCTGCTCGAGGGGCGGAACTCGCAGGCATACCAGCCCGCTCCCGATTGGGTGCGGGAGCTTCATCAGGCAGTGACGCAGTTGAGAGGCGTATTCGAACACTGCGCCCGCGAGTGGCGGCGCGCCACAGGAGAGGATCACATGGAAGATATGACGATGACCCGGCCCGTCGACCTGAAGGCGATCTTGCGCGAGGAATTTGGCCTGCAGGCCTTCAAGCCGGGACAGGAGGAGGCCATCAGCGCCGTGCTGGACGGTGAGCGCCTGCTGCTGGTTCAGCCCACCGGGTGGGGCAAGAGCCTCGTGTACCAGATGGTGGCGCGGGTCAAGGGTCTCACGGTGGTGTTCTCGCCTCTGCGGGCACTCATGCGGGACCAGGCGGCCAAAGCGCAGGGGTTCGGGTTGCGCGCGGAGTTCATCAACTCTGATCAGGGCGAGGCGGATGATCCCGCCTCCCGTCAGGCGGTGCACCGCGAGATCCTGGAGCGGGCCGCTCAGGGCATGGTCGACCTGCTACTGATCGCCCCTGAACGACTCGACAACAGCCTGTGGGAGGAGTTCGTGCCGCGTCTGCCCATCAAGGCCATGGTCGTGGACGAGGCGCACTGCATCTCCGTGTGGGGGCATGACTTCCGGCCTGATTACCGCCGCATCGCGCGGGTCGTTCAGCTGCTGCCGCAGAGTGTCCCGGTCGTGGCGGTCACGGCGACGGCAACCGAGAGCGTCGAGCAGGACGTGTTGATCCAGATCGGCCAGGGGGCGCGGGTGATTCGCGGGCCGCTGGTGCGCCCGAATCTGGCCCTGCGCACGATCGTGGTGGACAACGAGGGGGAGAAGTACGCGAACGTGGCGGCTTTCGTGAAGGCGGCCGCGGGGACGGGCATCGTGTATGCGGCCACGCAGGCGCAGACGGAGGCCCTGGCGCTGTTCCTGCGCGAGCAGGGGATTGAGGCGGAGCACTATCACAGTGCACGTCCTGATCGCCCTGAGGTGGAGCGGCGCTTCATGGCGAACGAGCTGAAGGTGGTCGTGGCAACGAACGCGCTCGGGATGGGCGTCGATAAGCCGGACGTGCGCTTCGTCATACATGCCGAGTTTCCCGGCTCGCCGCTGCACTACTACCAGGAGGTGGGGCGGGCGGGGCGCGACGGTCAGCCGGCCGACGTGGTGCTGCTCTACAAGGCCAATGACGTTGAACTGCAGCGGCACTTCATCGCTCGCAGCAAGCCGCTCGAGGAGCACTACGAGAGGGTTATCCAGGCGCTGACGTCCGAGGCTCTGCGGTTGCGAGATCTGGAGGCCCACTGCGGCCTGAGCGAGAACATCGTCAAGCGCGTGTTGACGGACCTGATGCTCGACGGCGCGCTGGCGAAGGACAAGGATGGGTACTACCGTCTGCTGCGGGCCGTGAACGTTCAGGGCCTGGATATCAACGCCTCCCATGACCGCCGCCTGGAGGAACTGGCCGTGATGGAGGCCTACGCCGCGCACGATGGCTGCCGGATGCGGTACTTCACGCAATTTCTTGGCGACCCGGAGGGTCAGGCGTGCGGGCGTTGTGACCGCTGCGTGAGCCTGCCGCCTGTGCAGGTGCTGCCTGACCTGATGGGCGTTGCGCGTGAGTTCACGGAGTACCCCAAGCTCTCGCTTAGGAACGTGTTGAAAGGAGAGCCGATCTTCGCGTCCGGGTACGCGGTCGACTACTACGGCCATACGCGGGTCGGTGAGCTCGTCGGGGGCAGCAAGTACGAGGGAAGAGGAGACTTCCCGGACGAACTGGTCGAGGCTGTCGTGCGGCTGGTGCGGGCGCGTCTGCCTCACGAGGACATTGACGCCGTCACGTTCATGCCCCCCTCGGAAAGCGGCCCGCTGGTCGAGAACTTTGCCCGCAAGGTGGCGGACAGGCTTGGAAAGCCGCTGATGGACACGTTGACGAAGACGCGCCTGACCGTGGCCCAGAAGGGCTTCGCCTCGCGTGAAGGGAAGAAGCGCAACCTCAAGGGCGTCTTCAAGTGCGGCGACGAGCTTTACGGTAAAAACATTCTGCTGCTCGATGATGTGTTCGACAGCGGAATCACGATGGCTGAAGCTGGTAAGGTGTTGAAGGAGGCGGGCGCCGGGGTGATCTACCCCGTGACCATCGCCAAGACCCGCTTGAGTGACGCATGA